The genomic interval ATTTAACTAACTTATTCATTTTGTTTTCTCGTAGCTCATTAGCTGTACTCTTGGACAGGACGATGATGAAGAAAATGAACAGCAGGACCAGCAGATACCTGAGGAGTTCATTTTTGATGCTGAAGGTGGTATAGTAGATGAGAAGCTCCTTTTCTTTGCTCAGCAAGCTCAAAGACGGCGAGGGAAAGCTGGACGAGCAAAGAATCTCATATTCTCATCTGATAGGGGACGATACATAGGTTCTATGCTTCCCAAGGTAAACTTCTTAATCACTTTATTGTACCAAGATTCCTGAATCCAGATCCTTGTTTCCTCTCAATTCAATGCCTGTAGTGTTTTAGAGTTTCTCCTATCTAGAAATGTGTGCATAATCATTTTGCCTATTTTCCTCTGATGCTTTCTGCTGTGTTCTGTCATTTACTGATATACTATCAAACAATAGTCATATACTGCTGTGTTGCCTTGTATTCTGCCGTTCCCATCCTATTGCTTGGCACCTTTATCACAAGTAGGCTCCAATTTGAACAGTTAATTGTGTTGTAGGGTCCAATAAGGAGGTTAGCTGTTGATGCCACACTTCGAGCAGCTGCACCATACCAGAAactgaggagagagaaagatcGTGACAAGACAAGAAAGGTTTTTGTTGAAAAAACTGACATGAGAGCCAAAAGAATGGCTCGAAAAGCAGGCGCACTGGtaaaaatctctctctctctctctccaagcCTCTGAGATTATCAGAATATCTGTTTGCTCTGTCCTTGTTATGAAGTAAACATTGTTGTCCGATCATAAGAGTTAACTGCTCTGTGGAATTAAATTTTGACAGGTCATATTTGTTGTGGATGCTAGCGGTAGCATGGCTCTGAATCGCATGCAGAATGCGAAAGGTGCAGCATTAAAGTTGCTTGCAGAAAGCTACACAAGCAGAGATCAGGTACTAGTTGTTACCCTGTACGCCACCTTCAGTTGTTCTTCCCCTTGCCCCTGGAGAtgtgtctttttttctttcaatgtGTAAAAGGTATATGGTTATATGGCTAGCTTGTATGCTATCGATTTTTATACTGGCCAATCTTACCTTATATTTTGTCATCTATCTCAGGTTTCAATCATTCCATTTCGTGGAGATTTTGCTGAGGTTCTTCTTCCACCTTCAAGATCCATAGCAATGGCCCGCAATCGTCTTGAGAAGCTACCATGTGGTGGCGGTTCTCCTTTAGCTCACGGCCTTAGCACAGTAAGAACTAAGCATTTTCTCGAACCTAGCTATATGTTACAGCCCATATGTATTGATTAACAATTCGGTTTTTACCTCAAAGGCTGTCAGAGTGGGTTTGAATGCTGAAAAGAGCGGTGATGTTGGACGTATCATGATTGTTGCAATCACCGATGGAAGAGCTAATGTGTCACTGAAGAAATCGACTGACCCAGAAGCCACTTCAGATGCTCCAAGACCTTCTTCTCAAGAATTAAAGGTACAACTCGTATCTAATATCACATGGTAGTAATGATATGAAAAGTATTTATTTAAACTGGAAACCTGTGACCATCACTCTGAAGCTGATATGATGTACGTAAACTACTTCCAAGTTGCATTCTTAAAAGCATGTATCAATCACTCTAAAGCTGATACGATATATTTATCTTTTCCAAGGATGAGATACTTGAGGTGGCTGGCAAAATATACAAGGCTGGAATTTCACTTCTTGTTATTGATACCGAGAACAAGTTTGTATCCACAGGATTTGCCAAGGAAATTGCAAGGGTCGCCCAAGGTACTCTCGGTGTGATATCTCTTGAATTAGTAGCCTTCGTTTCAAATATAAGTTGTTATAGATTTGCACAcatgaattaagaaaatagcTTGAATAACTTTGTTGCCCTTCGTTTATACTACATTGGAAAAAAAGGGATCTATTTATTTATCAGAGGGGTACTATCGATCTTGTGAGGACAAACatggaagaaataaaaaaaacacgcaGAAGTTTCAAACCAACATATATTTAGAAAAGAgttgaaaaaactaaaatgacCTACATTTGGAATTAGAGGCATATACACCATCTGCCGTAGGAATACCATTATCTTTCTTTTCTGCATCTTATTACACCATTACTTATGAGTTAAGATCATAAGTCTAATTTGCCACCTATTTTTGACTGGCAACCTTGTAATGTTGCCATCGCACAAAGAGATATCTTCCATGTACATCAATCACTAAGCACCAAAATACTGCCAAATGTTTGTGCCCAATCTCCTGATATAAACCTCTCTTTCTCGATCTCTACAGGTAAATACTATTACCTGCCGAATGCTTCAGACGCTGTTATTTCCGCCGCCACCAAGACTGCACTCTCGGACCTGAAGAGCTCGTGATCCTGGAGAGCGTTTTACCTTCAGATAATGAGTGGTTTTTACTTTTTACCTTGTTTGGTGCAGCAGTGTCCATGTTTCGTGTAACTTTGGGACGTTTCGGCTGTGATAACCAATTTTGGCATAGGATTTTTACCGTGAGAGTTGGAATTCGGGCGTAGCACCGTGTAAAGAATCATATAATCCCTCTTCTGTCTAAATAATTGGCCATGTAAATATGGTGTTATTGCGTACAGTTCTAAGTAATAATAACATTCATAATTTATGTGAAGAAAGAAATTGCCAAATTTCCTTGTGTGGTTAAAAATGGTAGACCTAGTAAACTGCTCTCTCTGGCCAATTTTAAACGCAGTTACGGGTTTATGTGCCCAAaatttaatcgttcgtcttatttgaaaaatttataaaaaaaatttaaaaaataagtcacgcataaattactatttatattttatcgcctattaaataaaaaaagaattccaatcacaaaatttcaaatagaACAGACGGTCGATAAATTTGCACCTGCACCGTAAGAAGTTCGGATGTGACAACTTACAACaatggggcccacctgtcagccagcGCTGTGGAATCCCTCCCCGAAATGCCCGGCTGCCCGCCTTCGCTGTGATTTCTGGCGCGAATCCTTAATTTTCGgattaaataaattaaagaaaaacaaaagaaagagggggaggaagagcgTCGCGCcccaatcccctcctccccgtggcggcggcggcggcggcgagccggcgacttCCCGCCGCCATGTCGGCCTGCGGCTACCACTCCCCGTGCTTCTCCGAGGTAACCGCGCCCCTCCTCCCAGCTCTCCCCCATTCTCCCTCCCCCGgtctcgcgcgcgcgccgctgcatTTGTGGTCGGAGCGGCTGAGTGCGTTGGTCTGTATAAGGAACGAACTGGGTGGGAtgcttccttctcctcctcctcttcgaaTAACCTAGTGGAGTCGCGTTGATTTGTTCAGGACATTGCCTTTCTCCCTCAATGGCTACAGCCGCATCGGCCGCTGGCGGTTGGCGAGCACGGGAAGGACAGCGCCGTCGTTTCGTCGCCGTCTTGTGTGGTGAGGTCCTTTTTCTCTTTGGTTAGTAGCAACAATCTGGTGGGGTTTTAGTTCATGCtttgtttctattttagtaatgcCATCTTGCCTGGGCACCACAAGCCAATAATAATTAGTAGGAAACGAGATGTGCTGAATCcgatctgaatatctgatgtATATACCCATGTTTCTTGGTGTGCAGCTGGCTATGATCCAATGACTGATGTTCTTTCTTGAGTTGCAGAATTGCGCGTTTATCGGAGGCCCTGCACAAGAGCAACATAGTTGTCTGAACACCATGGTGAATGCTGCTAGTTGCAGTGGGTTTAGCTTGCACTTGTCGGGGGATGAGGGCACGCCTACTGGAACTACTCCTAGCAATGGCAATGTAAGTTTTAGGAATGATATTCCTTACTGGGACTGCCTAAATTCTGGATGCAAATCACCATGGACATGAAAGTGTTCTAGAAGAGCTTAATTGTAAGCAACAAGGTTGTCTACTAAGAAACTAGTAAAACTCATGTTTCCTTTGCAAGGACAGAAGTTACAAATTGTTTCCTGTCATTAACCTAATTTGTTCAAATGATGCATGTAGCCATATATACTGTATATACATCTTTGCATTCAATGTACTATGCTAATGTCTCCTGAATATTGTAACTTTGTCATGCTGTTAGACATCCTTTTGTGTAAGTGTATTCATTGTCAAATATTCTTATTCTTATATTAAGTCATAACACATTGAATATTTGCTCTCTACACTCTACAGGTAGTGCCTTTCTCTCTGCATCTTTCTTCAGAAAGTACTTCAAAACTATCCTCAACTCAAGCCAATGGTCTAAACTCTGTTACATGCAAAGATGTGTTAGGTGGCTTTTGTATTGATGACCAAGCACAAGAGATCAAGACAGTGCCGCAAAATCAATCGGAAGCCAAAGACCTTCGAGAAATTTGTAAAATGTCTAGCGAGGAAATCAATAAAACATGTGATTCAAAAGGACATAGAAGACAGCAACTGTCTGGACGAAAGGTTGATGTTCGGAAACTCCGTAGCGCGGATGTGAATGATGCAGTTGAACTATCAATCGCTGCCTCTGAAGCCATGGTTATTGCGGAAATGATACTTCTTGATTCTCAGTCTGATAAACTAGCTACAGCTTCCTTAGAAGCTGCTCTACATGTGAAAGAAGCTCGGAAACAGTGTTTTCTTGAGGAGCTAGAACATTCTTGTGGATCCTCTGAAAGTGATCTGGATGAGACTTATGGGCTTTCAGAATTAGATGAGACTGAAATGCTCGATGCATTTCAAGATGTTGGCCTATCTCTTGTTCAAACTGCTTGTGCATCTCAAGGTCAGAACATAAGTGGCCTGAAACAGGAAATCTCTCACGCTAGTTCTCACCCTTGTGATGCAGAAGCTCACGTATTAGAGAGCTCTCCTGAGAAGCAAAATATTAGATGGAACAGCCATGATGCTGATACTAATGACCATGTATCTGATTCTTTAGCAAGTCACAATAAGGTATCTTTGTTGCCAATCAAATGCTTTATCATCGAATGTTTTGTTTCAAATAAACTTCACTTATCTGCTACATTACAATGTAAATTTTCTTTCCAGGAAGGTGGAGTAGTTGCTGTGCAGACAAATGTTGGTACAAGGAAGCATGTAAAGGGATTATTCAATAAAGAAACTAGCTTCATTTCTGAGTCAATGGATGGCATGGATGAGTTCCCTTCTCCATCTAGAATTGCTTCCATGGAAATGGCTGCATCTTCAAGAGCTTCTTTTCTCCACAAAATTAAAGGTTCTTGTGAGGAAAACCAAGGTGCTGAAGCTGCACAGTTGTGCTCTCAAGTTGTATGTTCAAACTTGTCACTTGTGGATCCTCTTTGTTCCATTGTTCCATGTAGTATATCTTTCAACGAAGGCCCCCCTAGTCAGGCCCCTGAATGCATACAGAGTAAAGGGGATAAAGAATTGATCAGCACCAAAGAATTTCCATCAAAGCAAGATCTGGAGGGAGAAGCTGGTCCATCTTGCACACCAGTATCTAATATTCTGCTCAGACGAAGGAAATACAGTTCTCTCAGACCTTTTAGCACAATAGCACCCAGACCATATGTATCAAAAAGTACTGAACCTCATAATGATGTTGATGAGGCAGTTTGTCAGCAGGGAAGTTTTGCAGCAGtaactttaaataaaaagataCGACGTGTGCAAGCCTCTAAAGTATGTGtagaaaataattttgaagCTGGAAATTTGCACGAATTTTCTAAGGTTCTAAAGAATCCATCTTATGCTCAGGGGGTCAGTGAGCATCAAAACAGTATGAAGAGtcttaaaagaaagaaagcccAATTTTCAGAAGCTAAAATTAGTACCAGGAAAACCAAGAATATTAGAAGGACGCAGACTAAATCTCGATTCAGCTGTAAGTTTTCCCTTATccatcatcatgcaatatcaaAGACGTACTCTGGCTCATTttgaataatttttaaatatcaTTAGTCCTTTCGGCGATCCTTACAGTTTAGTATTTCAGGGTCACATAGCAGACTCATTGACACAATCGAACCCAGGGAGTACATTGATAATAAAGAAGCCCTATTTCATGGACTGGATTTTTTGTTGACTGGATTTCAGAGTCACAAGGAAAAGGAAATTGAGCCATTGATCCGAAAATTTGGAGGCTATGTTCTTTCTAGAGTGCCATCCTGTCCACTTGATAAAAGAAGCAAGCTGGCAGAGCTTGCTAGGTGCAAGCCTCCCATTGTTCTTTCTCCTAAAAAGGTTTGCTAATccatttcattttttctttGTGTTTGGTACAGTTTATTGGTTACAAATGATAATATGCTCACATGTATTCCAAAAATTACCATttcatattttgataatattttgCACTTATGTCTCAAGTATTTGTTGTGACAGGTATCAACGGCTAAGTTCTTATATGGCTGTGCTATCAACTCCTGGATTTTGAATCCCAGTTGGCTTTTTGATTCTATTCAAGCTGGTGTCATGTTGCCACCTGGAAAGTATGGTGATCTAGCATCCACTCATATTATCATATGCTTATATTCACACGTTTCATGATGCCTATCCTCTGAAAATGTAATTTGAATTGGCATTTATGTCTTTCTTGATAAAGTTCAatgttgcatatatattatgaaGTAATCAAGGAAAAGTTGTCGGTTATGGTATTTCTGTATGATGTGCCATTGTATCAGTGATTCTCTGAAGTATCTATGGATTCTAGAATTATTAAGAAACTGCATGATTCAGTctattataatttataaatttgtCACTAAGATATTGTAGAaggttgaaaatattttcttgtTTATGTCCTCAATTGTTGTGCCAACCGTCAGAAGTACATCTAACTTTTTATTTGAGGAGATAGACTACCTAAAAGGTCATCTTTTGAAAGGGCTTTATAATGCTGACATGATTAAGCATATGCAAATTCTAAGAGACTAATTATACACACATGCATAGCCAAGACTATTATTTTAAATCAGCTACAGTATGTCCATACGATATTCTTTCATCAAAGTCCAAACGTTCGGCTATATTGTCAAACATAGTCAACACACTTTTTGTGAACATCTGTTCTATATTTCTTTGGAAAAACTAATAATTCGTCAAACAATCTTGTTGTATTGCTTATGTGAAATATGTTAATGCTTTTCATTCTTGATGCTCACTTCTTTTCTTGTCATATCATTTTTCTAGGTATTTTATTCGACAAGTGCATGCAATGCAGGGTATTTCAATGTTTGACCAGTCACTGCACCTAAGAAAGAATACATTGTTATTTGATGGGGTAGGATTCTTAATCCTTGGAAAAATCAGCTTCTGTTCCAAATTTTCCAACGTTATCAAGGTATGTCGCAACTTGCAACAACAGACACAATAATAAACTAGTCTGTGATTGATGATTTACTTATGTGAATTATAACTGATATGTTGTTAGCCATTACCTGAATCATTATCTCCACGATGTGTTTCACAGCATGGAGGTGGCCAAGTTTTTGCATCTCTTCAGGGATTAGTTCAAAGCTTGAAGGATAGAAGCTCTTCACATGGAATCATTCTCGTAGCAAATGAGGCGAGCGCATCACGCCATCTAAGCTATTGTGGGCTTGAGCATGACATAAAAACAGCGGTTAGTTGAATTTTGAATGTAGCGCTTCCAATCCCGATATAAGATTCGAGCATTAAACAGATACGACTTGGTAGCTTAGACATCTTTAATCTTCTCCAAATATCTGCATGCTAACTGAATGGGAAAAATATACCAAAAGTAGCTCATCAGCCATCTTTAATCCACTGTGTACCGCCTGCCAGTCATTTGTGCTGTTTCTTCTTGGTCTTGTATCTAATACAATGATCATTATCTGGAAGGCTTGCTTTCGTACTGTCCAAAAAAGAAGCGTTTGATTCACATCATAGAAAGCAGGAACATTTCTTTTTTTGACATTAATTGTTATTTTCTTCATACATGTTTCAGTGCTTATTATTCTCGAATTTTCTTTGCAGCCGGCGAGCTGGGTCATTGGCAGTCTATATTCTGGTAAACTGATTCCTCTGAAGAAAGATCGATGTGCCTCATTCCGCAAAATCAAGATGCCATCATTCCAACAACCGCAAGCATTTGACATGAGCCAAGAAATTTGATGATTCAGATCTGTTGCTTAGCTACCATCACATAAGAAACTGACCGATTCTTACTGATACATACTTACCAGGGATCCAGTATCCTCTTTCTGCAACAGTTTTCAAGAGCATGTGTGATAATGGGACTCATCTGTGGTGCGCTCATGCTGATGCTTATCGCTGGCAACCTTTGGAGTGTGGAGTGCCATATATCCATTTTTCTCTTTCCAAATACCAAAAGGCGACTGATGTCAAAGCATCTCGAGAAATATATGGTTGACTGCTAACTTGAAATATGCCAGGTCATGTTTCACTTGAAATATATCCATACTGTCTCTTTCACTGGGGAATGTTGTTCATTTCTGAAGATCATGTTATTCTGGGGAGTGTTGTTCGTTTCTGAAGACCGTGAAGATCATGATATTGTTGTAAATGCAACAGTTTTTCTCATTCGTACACTTGgcccggaaaaaaaaatcatgatatTCAGGGTAGAGAATGTTTCTCTTTGTTGTCtgttgtaatttgtaaatacGGATACCTGAGAAAACACACCTCTCACTTGCAATATCGAGTGATTCGCATATCTATCATGCCATCAAAATTGGAAGGCATCGATTATAGTGTTTTTAATTTCTTGTCAACAGTGATCTGTTTCATGCTGTTTACGTACATGCATAATGCATTGCAGTTGCAGTCTTGCAGACTTGCATGTAGTGACAGGCATATGGGTCCCAATTGTGAATGTAGTAGTAGAATCCGTGCGGaaaataacttttttatttttgtaattgtATAAGTATTGGGACGAAATGCAGATCCCGTTCGTGGGCCGTGGGCCCCCAAGATGCGGGAGCCCaaaatagaaaaaggaaaaaacagagagaaataAAACGAAACAGTTCGCGGAGACCCCAACCGAGATTTACTTGATCTACTTCTGATCGGACGGTCGACCATGCAGCGTTATATGGAGCCCTCCAACGTCATGCTCCACCACATAGAGAAGATTTTCGCTCCTCTTAtctactttatttttatttttaacgtttgaaacaattttttttctaaactacttatccaattTATATTACGTTTACATTGtaatatttgttacaattaaatctttacaacaacaTATTGtatgattatattctaataaaaatatatatgtttcaaccaTTGAAATTTAATGTTTCAACCGTAACCAAACTATGTTGTACATTTTTAgttaatatgtattttttttcaatgttgtGCATGGTGTCATCTGGatgttttcaataaatattttctgATATTTCATTAGTTCTTTGCAAACTTAGTGTCATGTTCATTAGATGTTTTAGCGAATATTTGGTGTTGTTCATGCTTCATGTGTTATATAAAATTGtttcaagtagaaatataatcgtatatattttttatcgaaatataattatatgagatatcatttaattataataaatataatgatGTAATTAAAGATtggataattattttttaaaaaatatatttaaagcTTGAGAGTactagagatagagagagaagagagaaccAAGGAAAATAGTTGCATGTATGAGAAGAGAATAGAGAACAAACCGAGAGAGAGGGATTAGTTACACGGCATGCACGTATGCAcggaagaaagaaaaggcaacCCATGCAAAAGAATAATCGGGGGCCCGATGACTAGTATCATCCGACCTCAACTCCTCTGTCCTCTCCTACGCATCTCTCtctcaggggaaaaaaaaaaatctcctctcGGCCGAGAtcgtctccaccgccggcgagccTTCGAAACCGGAGCTAaccagcgccaccgccgtcgctcgtcATGGTAATCCGGTCGTGATCCGATTCTCTTCCCTCCTACATTTGGTTGGTTCTTCTCGTCTCTATTCTCGAATATCAATggtctctctctgtttttttccttcttctgttcctgaatttttttctcaacaGTTTTCGATGGCAATTTAATGGGAGGGAAGTTCATCCACTCGTTCATGATCCGTAGCCCATTCCTGAATTATTACAGTTAGATTGATTTGGGCTAGGGATAGAATTTCGCCCAAATGTGCGTCAGATTGCATGATTTGGGATTACATAAACAAATGCCGTACAGTTGGATGCAGCTGGGAACTTGGGATCATATATCCGTGGCCATACCATTAGCTTGCCTTGATAACATTATCATACCATTAGCTTGTCTTGATGTGCACCACATCATCATTAGTAGTGGTGTGATCCTCGAATTGAACTTTGGTTCAGCATTAGTTTTTGATGATTCTTTTGATGCTGGAGAGCAGACAAGAGGATTCCATATGACGTCGCCATTTGTTGTGTTGTCAGATACATTTTGTGCTCCTCATCAGCAGACAAGGGAAGGTGAGGCTGACCAAATGGTACAATCCATATCCTCAGAAGGAAAGATCCAAGGTAAGAAATGACAGGTTAACACATATCAGTACATGTTTACTGTAATCCTAATCCATCATTCTTTCCGCTGGGTAAAAATATCAgcaagataatttattttcgatGATAAGGTTATCAAAGAAGTAAGTACGCTCGTCCTGACAAGAGGTCCAAAGATGTGCAATTTTGTCGATTGGCACGGATACAGAGTTGTATACAAAAGGTACTCCCGAGTTGTGATTATACCTGCAATGTTATTATGTGATTGTTGGCGAGCACTGTTAGCAGCTAAAGTGCTAAATCACATGCAAATGTCAGTTCATCTGtaaagaaatatttttgatatttctGGTTGCATCAAGCTGTTTCGCACCGTCTGCAGGTATGCAAGCCTTTACTTCTGCATGTGCATTGATGCTGCTGATAATGAACTGGAGACTCTTCAAATCATCCATCATTTTGTTGAGATATTGGACCGATATTTTGGCAATGTAAGCTCACACAGAAACACCTTTAACATGATATTCTCCCAATTTGTTGTGCTACCAGGCATTCTGAAACTTCTTTGCTTATTCTACATTCTTCTGTGTTTGCCATGTTGCAGGTCTGCGAGCTTGACCTGATATTCAACTTCCACAAGGTACCTACTTCGTTTGTTCAAATGATTACTTATATCTATTGACCATGCCTGTCAAATTGCTAAACCTGCTGTCTTTTCTGTGCTTCTGTCTGTATTTACAGGCATACTTTATATTGGATGAGGTTCTGATTGCCGGTGAGCTTCAAGAATCGAACAAGAAAGCAGTACTACGCCTGATCACTACACAGGTATTGTATCAATTGAAATGGAGATAGGCCACATTCAAAATGTAGGAATTTCACACGAACCAATTCAGATATTCAACTCCCATAGGTACCTTCCACAAACAGGGACTAGTAGTTAGAgaacaaacacacacaaaaaggaGGAATATGTAGAGTATTCTACCTTGACAGACTGTATACACATCCTAATGAATTGACAAGAAATGAATTCCTTGTGATAGTCCTTTTGGTTCCACTGAACTTATCTGAATTCCTTTTCTTTCTGAAACTTTTGGTTCCACTGAACTTATCTGAATTCCTTTTCTTTCTGAAACTTTTTATCTGAGTTTCTAGGAGTAACAACAAAAAGTGATATACAAGCATGGTCATGTGCTCATGTGAAATGCACTACTGATCAATGGTGAGCATTTGGCTGATTTATGATGACATTGTGGAATATAAACTGGTGTGTTTGCAGGACAACTTGGTGGAAGCAGCAAAGGAAGAGGCAAGCTCATTGAGGAACATAATTGCACAGGCCACCAAGTAGAGCAGCGCATCGTGCCTGCTACAATGATGATTACTCATTCTCACCCCAGGGCATGATAGTAACTATAATCAACAGgaacttttttttacattaaacttgccataaaaatattttttgaatgcTCTGTGTTTTCATTTCGGCAGAAATTTGtaccctcctttttcttttatgtgttgttttcttctaattttttctacccttctttttctttggagTATATACTTAATTTTGTTCTCCTCATCATAGTGAGAAGGAATAACTTATATATTATTGAAATAATTTGGCTAAGGAATTCTTAACACGCTTCATTGTAAAGTATTATTGTGCTTACTCATAGGTTTAGTTTGTTCAAAGAAgcagaaaatatataaaaaaagaaaaactccgCCATTTTAGAATGTAACATGGTTTTGtcctatagaaaaatatagttttaTCTACAACtaagtttaacaaaatttatagaaaaatatagtaatatctacaatgccaaattagttttattaaattcaccattaaacatattttttataacaTATTTATTTGGTGTTAAACATGTTGCATGTTTCCTTTtaataaatttagtcaaatcggAAGATATTTGACTTAGgataaaatcaaaacaacttacaTTCTGAAATGAATGGAGTAACATGGTTGCCAGTAAAAATGTccaacttttttaaataaaaattatagattATCCTATCAACATGTTAGTATAATTATAGTGCTCATTACCCGTTTACCGTACATGTctttgttacttttttttaattataatttttaattactctcttcgtcccataaaaaaccaacctaatatcggatgtgacacatcttagcactatgaatctagacatatatataaccagattcgtagtactagaatatgttacatccgattttagattcattttttatggtacggagagagtatgcaGATAAGGTTTTTGTTACTTATTTACCCAAAACGGCATGAATAGATGATAGGTCATGTAGTCAACC from Oryza glaberrima chromosome 3, OglaRS2, whole genome shotgun sequence carries:
- the LOC127768997 gene encoding uncharacterized protein LOC127768997 isoform X1; this translates as MSACGYHSPCFSEDIAFLPQWLQPHRPLAVGEHGKDSAVVSSPSCVNCAFIGGPAQEQHSCLNTMVNAASCSGFSLHLSGDEGTPTGTTPSNGNVVPFSLHLSSESTSKLSSTQANGLNSVTCKDVLGGFCIDDQAQEIKTVPQNQSEAKDLREICKMSSEEINKTCDSKGHRRQQLSGRKVDVRKLRSADVNDAVELSIAASEAMVIAEMILLDSQSDKLATASLEAALHVKEARKQCFLEELEHSCGSSESDLDETYGLSELDETEMLDAFQDVGLSLVQTACASQGQNISGLKQEISHASSHPCDAEAHVLESSPEKQNIRWNSHDADTNDHVSDSLASHNKEGGVVAVQTNVGTRKHVKGLFNKETSFISESMDGMDEFPSPSRIASMEMAASSRASFLHKIKGSCEENQGAEAAQLCSQVVCSNLSLVDPLCSIVPCSISFNEGPPSQAPECIQSKGDKELISTKEFPSKQDLEGEAGPSCTPVSNILLRRRKYSSLRPFSTIAPRPYVSKSTEPHNDVDEAVCQQGSFAAVTLNKKIRRVQASKVCVENNFEAGNLHEFSKVLKNPSYAQGVSEHQNSMKSLKRKKAQFSEAKISTRKTKNIRRTQTKSRFSWSHSRLIDTIEPREYIDNKEALFHGLDFLLTGFQSHKEKEIEPLIRKFGGYVLSRVPSCPLDKRSKLAELARCKPPIVLSPKKVSTAKFLYGCAINSWILNPSWLFDSIQAGVMLPPGKYFIRQVHAMQGISMFDQSLHLRKNTLLFDGVGFLILGKISFCSKFSNVIKHGGGQVFASLQGLVQSLKDRSSSHGIILVANEASASRHLSYCGLEHDIKTAPASWVIGSLYSGKLIPLKKDRCASFRKIKMPSFQQPQAFDMSQEI
- the LOC127768997 gene encoding uncharacterized protein LOC127768997 isoform X2 encodes the protein MSSEEINKTCDSKGHRRQQLSGRKVDVRKLRSADVNDAVELSIAASEAMVIAEMILLDSQSDKLATASLEAALHVKEARKQCFLEELEHSCGSSESDLDETYGLSELDETEMLDAFQDVGLSLVQTACASQGQNISGLKQEISHASSHPCDAEAHVLESSPEKQNIRWNSHDADTNDHVSDSLASHNKEGGVVAVQTNVGTRKHVKGLFNKETSFISESMDGMDEFPSPSRIASMEMAASSRASFLHKIKGSCEENQGAEAAQLCSQVVCSNLSLVDPLCSIVPCSISFNEGPPSQAPECIQSKGDKELISTKEFPSKQDLEGEAGPSCTPVSNILLRRRKYSSLRPFSTIAPRPYVSKSTEPHNDVDEAVCQQGSFAAVTLNKKIRRVQASKVCVENNFEAGNLHEFSKVLKNPSYAQGVSEHQNSMKSLKRKKAQFSEAKISTRKTKNIRRTQTKSRFSWSHSRLIDTIEPREYIDNKEALFHGLDFLLTGFQSHKEKEIEPLIRKFGGYVLSRVPSCPLDKRSKLAELARCKPPIVLSPKKVSTAKFLYGCAINSWILNPSWLFDSIQAGVMLPPGKYFIRQVHAMQGISMFDQSLHLRKNTLLFDGVGFLILGKISFCSKFSNVIKHGGGQVFASLQGLVQSLKDRSSSHGIILVANEASASRHLSYCGLEHDIKTAPASWVIGSLYSGKLIPLKKDRCASFRKIKMPSFQQPQAFDMSQEI
- the LOC127768067 gene encoding AP-1 complex subunit sigma-1-like, which encodes MIHFVLLISRQGKVRLTKWYNPYPQKERSKVIKEVSTLVLTRGPKMCNFVDWHGYRVVYKRYASLYFCMCIDAADNELETLQIIHHFVEILDRYFGNVCELDLIFNFHKAYFILDEVLIAGELQESNKKAVLRLITTQDNLVEAAKEEASSLRNIIAQATK